A single window of Flagellimonas maritima DNA harbors:
- a CDS encoding acetolactate decarboxylase — translation MNVKPLAIGLLTIGLMSCNSTPKEKKKSEKNTYPDIKIVGAMKNVMWKGELGSSIDLDTISNKNGLYGLGPVSYLIGELLINNGKSYVSKVASDSTMTVERTFKTSAPFFVYGNVTEWNEIELPSEIKTIKDLEKYIDNKTSNYKRPFAFKLIGKVSSAIIHIQNLPEGTKVSSPDKAHQGQTNYNVANEDAEIIGFFSTEHKGVFTHHDSFLHMHLITKDESKMGHLDKLEIEEMKLYLPKN, via the coding sequence ATGAACGTAAAGCCATTAGCAATCGGACTTCTTACCATTGGACTGATGAGTTGCAATTCGACTCCGAAAGAAAAGAAGAAGAGTGAAAAAAATACTTATCCTGACATTAAAATTGTAGGTGCTATGAAAAACGTAATGTGGAAAGGCGAATTAGGGAGCAGCATTGACCTTGACACTATTTCCAATAAGAACGGACTCTATGGACTTGGACCTGTGAGCTATTTAATTGGTGAATTGTTAATTAACAATGGGAAAAGCTACGTGTCAAAAGTGGCTTCGGATTCGACAATGACCGTGGAAAGAACTTTTAAAACTTCTGCACCATTTTTTGTTTATGGAAACGTAACTGAATGGAATGAAATTGAATTGCCGTCTGAAATCAAGACGATTAAGGATTTGGAGAAATATATTGACAATAAAACATCTAACTACAAAAGACCTTTTGCTTTCAAGTTAATTGGAAAAGTATCCAGTGCCATTATTCACATTCAGAATTTGCCAGAAGGAACAAAAGTTTCTTCACCTGATAAAGCACACCAAGGACAGACAAATTACAATGTAGCGAATGAAGATGCTGAAATAATTGGATTCTTCTCAACCGAACATAAAGGAGTTTTCACGCATCACGATTCATTTTTACATATGCACTTAATCACAAAAGACGAAAGTAAAATGGGACATTTGGACAAATTAGAGATCGAAGAAATGAAATTATATCTACCAAAAAATTAA
- a CDS encoding SnoaL-like domain-containing protein — translation MTTQLIAEKLTSLLREGKFEEIYDTLFDQEKVKHVEPQSPHFPDVTGVNALKEKDSVMAGNIAEVHSMEIGDAITSKDFIALPYKMSFKMKDGNKAELDELIVYQVENGKIILEQFFY, via the coding sequence ATGACTACACAACTAATTGCTGAAAAGCTCACTTCACTTCTACGAGAAGGTAAATTTGAAGAAATTTATGACACCTTGTTTGACCAAGAAAAGGTTAAACACGTTGAACCACAATCACCTCATTTTCCGGATGTAACAGGAGTAAATGCACTTAAGGAAAAAGATAGTGTTATGGCAGGAAATATTGCCGAAGTTCATTCAATGGAAATTGGCGATGCCATTACCAGCAAAGATTTTATTGCACTACCCTACAAAATGTCTTTCAAAATGAAAGACGGCAACAAAGCAGAGCTTGATGAACTGATTGTTTACCAAGTAGAAAACGGGAAAATAATCCTTGAACAATTCTTTTATTAA
- a CDS encoding TolB family protein, giving the protein MKHILIFFTMLSVLVTNAQEKFADGIICTVDYNEYGLTFITENWICFTKSEDRNTLMFSRYENNSWTKPIIAPFSGVYPDEYPRFDRTTSRLFFASKRPSENDKIKASNDIWYVELKNDMWSKPIHLEGNFSTNGIESGAESSNGIIYFHSDRKGKGLNDVDIYSLPLGATEDSAKYISVSSEKVDGEPYIFNNGNAMLFMSAGHNTVGNGDIFLTLFENDEWTTPTPVDTTGKVNTIDWEYSPVLSPDLKTLYFTRYVNGQADIFQIDVKLLSNKELQNIANLN; this is encoded by the coding sequence ATGAAACACATATTAATATTCTTCACTATGCTTAGTGTTTTAGTAACAAATGCCCAAGAAAAATTTGCAGACGGTATTATCTGCACCGTTGACTATAATGAATATGGGCTTACATTCATAACTGAAAATTGGATCTGTTTTACTAAATCTGAGGATAGAAATACACTCATGTTTTCTAGGTATGAAAATAATTCATGGACAAAACCAATCATAGCTCCATTCTCAGGAGTATATCCTGATGAATATCCTAGATTTGATAGAACTACAAGCAGATTATTTTTTGCATCTAAAAGACCATCCGAGAATGACAAAATTAAAGCCTCCAATGACATCTGGTATGTAGAGTTGAAAAATGATATGTGGTCAAAGCCAATTCATTTGGAAGGAAATTTCTCCACCAATGGAATTGAGAGTGGAGCGGAAAGTTCTAATGGCATAATCTATTTCCATTCGGATCGAAAAGGAAAAGGATTGAATGACGTTGATATATACTCATTACCGTTAGGAGCAACAGAAGATTCGGCAAAGTATATATCAGTAAGTAGTGAAAAAGTTGATGGCGAACCGTATATTTTTAATAATGGTAATGCAATGCTATTTATGAGCGCGGGACATAATACTGTAGGTAATGGCGATATTTTTTTAACTCTTTTTGAAAATGATGAATGGACGACCCCGACTCCAGTCGATACAACAGGCAAGGTAAATACAATTGATTGGGAATATTCGCCTGTTCTTTCTCCTGATTTGAAAACTCTCTATTTCACGAGATACGTAAATGGACAAGCAGACATATTTCAAATTGATGTTAAATTATTATCAAATAAGGAACTGCAAAATATTGCTAATCTAAATTAA
- a CDS encoding tetratricopeptide repeat protein produces MKYSKSALLILGTILFFSISSCKNNTPNPNLTSLNLLRGELQLCGNGQFGDVNFSESCSYETRETFNLAISLLHSFEYIEAEKAFVKIIDKDPDCAMAYWGVAMSIYHGLWAPPTNSVLEKGVKLIAIAQKLPKSKKAKQYLDAIGSFYKNWESVDNQTRKLAYAQKMKEMYEENSEDTEVAVFYALALRASAIASDKTYSKQREAGKILEDLFKKEPNHPGIAHYIIHSYDYQELAKLGLSTARRYADIAPNSAHAQHMPSHIFTRLGLWDESIDTNLNSAESAVCYAESISPGAHWDEEVHAMGYLVYAYLQTGNNKLAYEQYEYLKSFKEIFPPNFKIAYTAAAIPARLAVENKNWKEAAHLELPQFAGLEWQQFPWQKALLHYAKALGNIHVNNIEAAQNELDLLRSFEKELIDLKDAYKANQVAIQIKTIEAWLQLKKGNNDEAISLMITAADMESLTSKHPVTPGEILPADELLADMLLALNKPQKALTAYEVNLDRRPNRFNGIYGAAIAAKQSGNMEKATLYFESLLALTENVVSDRPEIKEAKDFLKKKII; encoded by the coding sequence ATGAAATATTCTAAAAGCGCACTGCTCATTCTGGGAACTATCCTTTTTTTTTCGATTTCTTCATGTAAAAACAACACACCGAATCCAAATTTAACATCATTAAACCTATTGCGAGGAGAACTACAATTATGTGGTAACGGACAATTTGGAGATGTCAACTTTTCTGAATCCTGTAGCTACGAAACAAGAGAAACCTTTAATCTTGCCATTTCTTTGCTCCACTCCTTTGAATATATTGAAGCAGAAAAAGCATTTGTTAAAATAATAGACAAAGACCCAGATTGTGCCATGGCTTACTGGGGCGTAGCAATGAGTATTTATCATGGATTATGGGCACCTCCAACGAACTCCGTTTTAGAAAAAGGAGTAAAGCTTATAGCAATAGCTCAAAAATTACCTAAATCTAAAAAAGCGAAACAATATTTAGACGCCATAGGTTCTTTTTATAAGAACTGGGAATCAGTCGATAACCAAACCCGAAAGCTTGCTTATGCCCAAAAAATGAAAGAGATGTATGAAGAAAATAGCGAGGATACCGAAGTAGCTGTATTCTATGCCTTGGCGCTTCGTGCATCTGCAATAGCCTCAGACAAAACCTATTCAAAACAACGTGAAGCTGGAAAAATTTTAGAAGATTTGTTCAAAAAGGAACCGAACCATCCGGGTATTGCACACTATATTATTCATTCCTATGATTATCAAGAATTGGCCAAACTAGGATTGAGTACAGCCAGACGCTATGCAGATATTGCTCCAAATTCTGCCCACGCCCAACATATGCCATCACATATTTTTACACGTTTGGGACTTTGGGATGAATCAATTGACACTAATCTCAATTCTGCCGAATCAGCAGTTTGTTATGCTGAAAGTATTTCACCCGGAGCACATTGGGATGAAGAAGTACATGCCATGGGATATTTGGTTTATGCCTATCTGCAAACAGGGAATAATAAACTTGCTTATGAACAATACGAGTATCTTAAATCTTTTAAGGAAATCTTTCCGCCTAACTTTAAAATTGCATATACAGCAGCGGCGATTCCTGCTCGTTTAGCCGTGGAAAACAAAAATTGGAAAGAGGCTGCACATCTTGAATTGCCTCAATTTGCGGGATTAGAGTGGCAACAATTCCCCTGGCAAAAAGCATTACTTCATTATGCAAAAGCTCTGGGAAATATTCATGTTAATAATATAGAAGCGGCTCAAAACGAACTTGATTTGCTACGTTCTTTTGAAAAGGAGTTGATAGATTTGAAGGACGCTTATAAAGCAAATCAAGTCGCTATCCAAATTAAAACCATAGAAGCATGGCTCCAACTAAAAAAAGGGAATAATGACGAAGCCATATCCTTAATGATTACTGCGGCAGATATGGAAAGTTTAACCTCAAAACATCCTGTAACTCCGGGTGAAATCTTACCAGCGGATGAACTTTTAGCTGATATGCTCTTGGCTTTAAATAAACCTCAAAAAGCTTTAACTGCTTACGAAGTAAATTTAGATAGACGTCCAAACAGATTCAATGGCATTTATGGTGCAGCAATAGCAGCGAAACAATCTGGTAACATGGAAAAAGCAACATTATATTTTGAAAGTTTACTTGCACTAACAGAAAACGTAGTTAGCGATAGACCAGAAATTAAAGAGGCAAAAGATTTTCTTAAGAAGAAAATTATTTGA
- a CDS encoding SRPBCC family protein: MNNLINTITVTTLLMLGGLNVNAQNSKADLSYVSTVELSADKVWEQIRVMDNIDEISSFVGKVKWTGPKGAGGSRVCTAPDGKGSFKENIIKFDDEQRTYTWQVVEGVPAKVTNSFRVVDLGLNKSMIVWSSNYKFMENPNMTEEQFKAFMLGAVSEMVENMVKMAS; encoded by the coding sequence ATGAATAATTTAATTAACACAATAACAGTAACTACTCTTTTAATGTTGGGTGGTTTAAACGTGAACGCACAAAACAGTAAAGCAGATTTAAGCTATGTATCAACCGTTGAACTATCAGCTGATAAGGTTTGGGAACAAATTAGAGTGATGGATAACATTGATGAAATTTCATCTTTCGTTGGCAAAGTGAAATGGACTGGACCAAAAGGTGCAGGTGGCAGTAGAGTTTGTACTGCTCCTGATGGAAAAGGTTCTTTTAAAGAAAACATTATAAAGTTTGATGATGAACAAAGAACATACACTTGGCAAGTAGTTGAAGGTGTTCCAGCAAAAGTTACCAACAGCTTTAGAGTAGTAGATTTGGGCTTAAACAAATCTATGATTGTGTGGTCTTCAAACTATAAATTTATGGAAAATCCTAACATGACAGAAGAACAGTTCAAAGCTTTTATGCTGGGAGCTGTATCGGAAATGGTTGAGAATATGGTAAAAATGGCTAGCTAA
- a CDS encoding SCO family protein: MRLNISHSIFIVFAICCVFSCNQIKELPVYNPSDFNPELVDVSLHNTNKNHTVGDFELINQNGDTITQDHYKDKIYVVDFFFTSCPTICPIMTTNMAELQNEFLKNEDIMFLSLSVTPAIDSISVLKKYAKENDVIDSKWNITTGNKKHIYELARKSYFAVVEQGDGGLQDFIHTPNFILVDKKKQIRGMYDGTNDKEIERLVNDMRILTN, from the coding sequence ATGAGACTCAATATATCACATTCAATATTTATTGTCTTTGCAATTTGTTGTGTATTTTCTTGTAATCAAATAAAAGAGTTACCAGTTTATAATCCATCAGATTTTAATCCAGAATTGGTAGATGTAAGTTTACATAACACAAATAAAAATCATACGGTTGGAGACTTTGAATTGATAAATCAGAATGGAGATACGATAACTCAAGACCATTATAAAGATAAAATATATGTGGTCGATTTCTTTTTTACGAGTTGCCCAACCATTTGTCCAATAATGACAACTAATATGGCTGAACTTCAAAATGAATTTTTAAAAAATGAAGACATTATGTTCTTGTCACTATCCGTAACACCTGCTATCGATAGTATTTCAGTTCTAAAAAAATATGCCAAAGAAAATGATGTGATAGACTCTAAATGGAATATAACTACCGGCAATAAAAAACACATTTATGAATTAGCCAGAAAAAGTTATTTCGCTGTTGTAGAGCAAGGCGATGGAGGTCTCCAAGATTTTATTCATACACCTAACTTTATATTGGTGGACAAGAAAAAACAAATACGCGGAATGTATGATGGAACAAATGACAAAGAAATCGAACGGTTAGTAAATGACATGCGTATTTTGACAAACTAA
- a CDS encoding type II toxin-antitoxin system RelE/ParE family toxin → MVEYKLTNKAVEDLSKIWDYTFEVWSEKQADKYYDGLISNCEEIAENPELGKNYEGISKQLLGMKTNRHIIFYRTAEKNYVEITRILHERMDLKNRITE, encoded by the coding sequence ATGGTTGAATATAAACTGACCAACAAAGCTGTCGAGGATTTATCTAAGATTTGGGACTATACATTTGAAGTCTGGTCTGAAAAACAAGCTGACAAATATTACGATGGACTAATTTCTAACTGTGAAGAAATCGCAGAAAATCCAGAGTTGGGAAAAAACTATGAAGGAATATCCAAACAACTTCTCGGAATGAAAACAAATCGACACATAATATTTTACAGAACGGCGGAAAAAAATTATGTTGAAATAACGAGGATATTGCACGAACGAATGGATTTAAAGAACAGAATAACCGAATAA
- a CDS encoding RNA polymerase sigma factor, translating into MHNPLEKIDLKNTDFELVKSSLNGDRIALDKLIKKHQPFIYNVAWKMSHNPNDAKDLTQEVLIKVITNLSKFSFKSAFPTWLYRIVVNEFLQTKRKNKNPQFESFEHYGNTLDNIPNPELNKQEEIAYAELSKEMQISCMSGMLMCLNEEQRLIYILGDTFNIDHNLGAEIFEISPQNFRIKLHRSRKELYNFMNNKCGLVNKANPCRCPKKTKALKKIGFLNENKMLFNVKTAKKIKDFASENHVELMETIEDKYTLLFRNHPAKKHFGKETIIDELLNDDDLMKHLRP; encoded by the coding sequence ATGCATAATCCACTCGAAAAAATAGACCTAAAGAATACAGACTTTGAATTAGTGAAAAGTTCCTTGAATGGAGACCGAATAGCACTAGATAAACTGATAAAAAAGCATCAACCATTTATTTATAATGTTGCTTGGAAAATGTCACACAATCCAAACGATGCCAAAGATTTAACACAAGAAGTTTTGATTAAGGTAATAACCAATCTCTCAAAATTCTCTTTTAAAAGTGCTTTTCCAACTTGGCTGTACCGAATTGTAGTGAATGAATTTCTACAAACAAAAAGAAAGAATAAAAATCCCCAGTTTGAATCTTTCGAACATTATGGAAATACGCTAGACAATATCCCCAATCCAGAGCTCAACAAACAAGAAGAGATAGCATATGCAGAGCTTTCAAAAGAAATGCAAATTAGTTGTATGTCTGGAATGTTGATGTGTTTAAATGAAGAGCAAAGGCTTATTTATATTTTAGGCGATACATTCAATATCGACCACAATTTAGGAGCAGAGATTTTTGAAATTTCCCCACAAAACTTTCGAATAAAGTTACATAGGTCAAGAAAAGAACTTTACAACTTCATGAATAATAAATGTGGTTTGGTCAATAAGGCTAATCCTTGTCGTTGTCCAAAGAAAACCAAAGCGCTCAAAAAAATTGGCTTTTTAAATGAAAACAAGATGCTTTTTAATGTTAAGACAGCTAAAAAAATTAAAGATTTTGCATCAGAAAATCACGTAGAACTGATGGAGACAATTGAAGACAAATACACTTTGCTATTTAGAAATCATCCTGCTAAAAAACATTTTGGTAAAGAGACCATAATTGACGAATTATTAAATGATGATGACCTAATGAAGCATTTGCGACCTTAA
- a CDS encoding DinB family protein → MKTMISIMLIIITSCTNAQIKKPKTMLADKIMPNEYGQAILFYTDKADKGTTILEVLENSKQAMKQYLQSIPDDKIDYQYANGKWTVAEVIQHIISYELIMTERALVVAGIKTDSLKFTFYTQSTTVAGAKNKSKQELLEEFTNVRENTIEAFKSLTDGELKTVGTLDGNIASVRMIGLCISGHQTHHFNVLKNRYGLL, encoded by the coding sequence ATGAAAACAATGATATCAATAATGTTAATAATCATAACAAGCTGTACGAATGCGCAAATAAAAAAACCAAAAACTATGCTTGCAGACAAAATTATGCCAAATGAATATGGACAAGCCATTCTATTCTATACTGATAAAGCAGATAAAGGAACAACCATCTTAGAAGTATTAGAAAATTCAAAACAAGCAATGAAACAATACCTTCAATCTATTCCAGATGATAAAATAGATTATCAATATGCTAACGGTAAATGGACCGTAGCAGAAGTAATACAACATATAATAAGTTATGAACTGATAATGACGGAAAGAGCCTTGGTTGTAGCAGGCATCAAAACCGACTCGCTAAAATTTACATTCTATACACAATCAACTACCGTAGCAGGAGCAAAAAATAAATCAAAGCAAGAACTACTCGAAGAGTTTACAAATGTACGAGAGAATACCATCGAAGCTTTTAAGTCATTAACAGATGGAGAACTTAAAACTGTTGGAACCTTGGATGGCAACATAGCTTCTGTACGAATGATTGGACTTTGTATTTCTGGACATCAAACCCATCATTTTAATGTTTTGAAAAACCGATATGGACTTTTGTAA
- a CDS encoding alpha-ketoglutarate-dependent dioxygenase AlkB, with product MNGITFIENYIDNPTELFNSLKNNVEWDERMSARKTASYGKAYNYSQISYPFQEFTAELNEIIEKINNTLNFKPNNCLINYYLGGKSKMGFHSDQTDILEENTGVGIVSIGETRILRFRNIENRDIIKDFELPSGSFIYMTNELQDEWQHSIPKSETENGRMSLTFRKIK from the coding sequence ATGAACGGAATAACATTTATAGAGAATTATATTGACAATCCAACCGAATTGTTTAATAGTTTAAAAAACAATGTTGAATGGGATGAGAGAATGTCTGCTCGCAAAACAGCGAGTTACGGAAAAGCATATAATTATTCTCAAATTAGTTATCCTTTTCAAGAGTTTACGGCTGAATTGAATGAAATAATTGAAAAGATAAATAACACACTGAATTTCAAACCGAATAATTGTTTAATTAATTACTATTTGGGCGGTAAATCTAAAATGGGATTTCACTCTGACCAAACAGATATTTTAGAGGAGAATACAGGAGTTGGAATAGTTTCTATTGGAGAAACCAGAATATTAAGGTTTAGGAATATTGAAAATCGCGATATAATAAAAGACTTTGAACTTCCTTCAGGTTCATTCATTTATATGACAAATGAATTACAAGACGAATGGCAACACTCAATTCCGAAATCTGAAACTGAAAACGGAAGAATGAGTTTGACATTTAGAAAGATAAAATAA
- a CDS encoding type II toxin-antitoxin system ParD family antitoxin codes for MNKNTSISLGNYFDQFVQSRISEGRFKNVSEVIRAGLRLLEEEESKVIALKNAIQEGIDSGIAHDFDPKKHLESLKAKKRSNG; via the coding sequence ATGAACAAAAACACATCAATATCACTCGGAAACTATTTTGACCAATTCGTTCAAAGCCGAATAAGTGAAGGAAGATTTAAAAACGTTAGTGAGGTCATACGTGCTGGACTAAGACTTTTAGAGGAAGAAGAAAGTAAAGTCATTGCATTAAAAAACGCAATACAAGAAGGAATTGACAGCGGAATTGCTCACGATTTTGACCCAAAAAAACATTTGGAATCTTTAAAAGCGAAAAAGCGCTCGAATGGTTGA
- a CDS encoding GNAT family N-acetyltransferase — protein MKIEKAHRGDAEKITDLTICSKNYWNYGDSQIAEWKDELTITSKYIDENQVYKLTINNELIGFYAFRPENNELVKLNFLFIEPKYIGKGHGKILMTDFVKRIEKTGHKKATLDADPNAEKFYESVGFKVVGKLKSSIKDRFLPIMEMEIKPAYNNI, from the coding sequence ATGAAAATCGAAAAAGCACATAGAGGGGACGCTGAAAAAATAACAGATTTGACAATCTGTTCTAAAAACTACTGGAATTATGGGGATAGCCAAATAGCTGAATGGAAAGATGAACTGACCATTACTTCAAAATACATTGATGAAAATCAAGTATATAAATTGACAATAAATAATGAACTAATTGGATTTTACGCTTTTCGGCCCGAAAACAATGAATTAGTCAAACTGAATTTCCTGTTTATCGAACCAAAATATATTGGAAAAGGACACGGAAAAATACTAATGACTGACTTTGTAAAACGGATTGAAAAAACTGGCCATAAGAAAGCTACTCTTGACGCTGACCCAAACGCTGAAAAGTTTTATGAAAGTGTTGGATTTAAAGTAGTCGGAAAACTAAAAAGCTCAATTAAAGACAGATTTTTACCAATTATGGAAATGGAAATAAAGCCTGCTTACAACAATATATAA